A single Klebsiella variicola DNA region contains:
- the dcd gene encoding dCTP deaminase, producing the protein MRLCDRDIEAWLDEGRLAINPRPPVERINGATVDVRLGNKFRTFRGHTAPFIDLSGPKAEVSAALDRVMSEEIVLPEGEAFFLHPGELALAVTYESVTLPADLVGWLDGRSSLARLGLMVHVTAHRIDPGWSGCIVLEFYNSGKLPLALRPGMPIGALSFEPLSGPAARPYNRREDAKYRDQQGAVASRIDKD; encoded by the coding sequence ATGCGTCTGTGTGACCGAGATATCGAAGCCTGGTTGGATGAAGGGCGACTCGCCATCAATCCGCGCCCACCCGTTGAGCGTATTAATGGCGCGACGGTTGATGTACGGCTGGGTAATAAATTCCGCACCTTCCGCGGCCACACGGCGCCGTTTATCGATTTAAGCGGTCCGAAGGCCGAGGTCAGCGCCGCGCTGGACCGCGTGATGAGCGAAGAGATTGTCCTGCCGGAAGGGGAGGCCTTTTTCCTGCATCCGGGCGAACTGGCGCTGGCGGTGACCTATGAGTCAGTCACCCTGCCTGCCGATCTGGTGGGCTGGCTGGACGGACGCTCCTCACTGGCGCGGCTGGGGCTGATGGTGCACGTTACCGCGCACCGCATCGACCCGGGCTGGTCCGGCTGCATCGTGCTTGAGTTCTACAACTCCGGCAAACTGCCGCTGGCGCTGCGCCCGGGAATGCCTATCGGCGCGCTGAGCTTTGAGCCATTATCGGGCCCGGCGGCCCGGCCGTATAACCGCCGTGAAGACGCCAAATATCGCGACCAGCAGGGCGCGGTAGCGAGCCGAATCGACAAGGATTGA
- the udk gene encoding uridine kinase — MTDMSHQCVIVGIAGASASGKSLIASTLYRELREQVGDEHIGVIPEDSYYKDQSHLSMEERVKTNYDHPSSMDHSLLFQHLQMLKSGQPIELPVYSYVEHTRTPNTIHVEPKKVIILEGILLLTDARLRNELNFSIFVDTPLDICLMRRIKRDVNERGRSMDSVMAQYQKTVRPMFLQFIEPSKQYADIIVPRGGKNRIAIDILKAKISQFFE; from the coding sequence ATGACTGATATGTCCCATCAGTGCGTCATTGTAGGTATCGCCGGCGCATCGGCTTCTGGCAAAAGTCTTATTGCCAGTACTCTCTATCGCGAATTGCGTGAACAAGTTGGCGACGAACATATTGGCGTCATTCCGGAAGACAGCTATTACAAAGATCAAAGTCATCTGTCGATGGAAGAGCGCGTCAAAACCAACTATGACCACCCGAGCTCAATGGACCACAGTCTGTTGTTCCAGCACCTGCAGATGCTGAAAAGCGGCCAGCCGATTGAACTGCCGGTCTATAGCTACGTCGAGCATACCCGCACGCCGAACACCATTCACGTCGAGCCGAAGAAGGTGATCATTCTTGAAGGGATCCTGCTGCTGACCGACGCGCGCCTGCGTAACGAGCTTAACTTCTCTATTTTCGTCGACACCCCGCTCGATATTTGCCTGATGCGCCGTATTAAGCGCGACGTTAACGAGCGCGGCCGCTCCATGGACTCGGTGATGGCCCAGTACCAGAAGACTGTGCGCCCGATGTTCCTGCAGTTTATTGAACCGTCGAAGCAGTATGCCGACATCATCGTGCCGCGCGGCGGCAAAAACCGCATCGCGATTGATATTCTGAAGGCCAAAATCAGTCAGTTCTTTGAATAA
- a CDS encoding TerC family protein — MEWIADPSIWAGLVTLVVIELVLGIDNLVFIAILAEKLPPAQRDRARITGLLLAMVMRLLLLASISWLVTLTKPLIVFHDFSFSARDLIMLFGGLFLLFKATVELNERLEGKDSDNPTQRRGAKFWAVVAQIVVLDAIFSLDSVITAVGMVDHLAVMMAAVIIAISLMLMASKALTRFVNSHPTIVILCLSFLLMIGFSLIAEGFSFIIPKGYLYAAIGFSVMIEALNQLALFNRRRFLSANMTLRQRTTEAVMNLLSGQKEKAELDADTASLVADQDHHPLFNPQERLMIERVLNLNQRSVSSIMTSRHDIERINLSAPEEEIRSLVEKNQHTRLVVTGGKDNEDLLGVVHVIDLLQQSLRQEPLDLQVLVRQPLVFPEGLPLLSALEQFRQARTHFAFVVDEFGSVEGIVTLSDVMETIAGNLPNEVEEIDARHDIQHHQDGSWTVNGHMPLEDLVQYVPLPLDDKREYHTVAGLLMEYLQHVPQVGETIEIDGYTLRTLQVDSHRVQKVQIVPPAKQDELDYEV; from the coding sequence ATGGAATGGATTGCCGATCCGTCAATCTGGGCAGGTCTCGTCACGCTGGTGGTTATCGAACTGGTGTTGGGTATCGATAACCTGGTTTTCATCGCTATCCTCGCCGAAAAGCTGCCGCCCGCCCAGCGCGACCGCGCTCGTATCACCGGTCTGCTGCTGGCGATGGTCATGCGTCTGCTGCTGCTGGCCTCTATCTCCTGGCTGGTGACCCTGACCAAACCGCTGATTGTTTTTCACGACTTCAGCTTTAGCGCCCGCGATTTAATTATGCTGTTCGGCGGCTTATTTCTGCTGTTTAAAGCCACCGTCGAACTCAACGAACGGCTGGAGGGGAAGGACAGCGATAATCCCACCCAGCGCAGAGGGGCGAAATTCTGGGCCGTGGTGGCGCAGATCGTGGTGCTCGACGCCATCTTTTCGCTCGACTCGGTGATCACTGCCGTCGGCATGGTCGACCACCTGGCGGTGATGATGGCCGCGGTGATCATCGCCATCAGCCTGATGCTGATGGCCAGCAAGGCCCTGACGCGCTTCGTTAACAGCCACCCGACCATTGTCATCCTCTGTCTGAGCTTCCTGCTGATGATCGGCTTCAGCCTGATTGCTGAAGGCTTCAGCTTTATTATCCCGAAAGGTTATCTGTACGCGGCAATTGGCTTCTCGGTCATGATTGAAGCCCTTAACCAGCTGGCGCTGTTTAACCGCCGTCGCTTCCTGTCGGCCAATATGACGCTGCGTCAGCGCACCACCGAGGCGGTGATGAACCTGCTGAGCGGCCAGAAGGAAAAAGCTGAACTGGATGCTGACACGGCGTCGCTGGTGGCCGATCAGGACCATCATCCTTTGTTTAATCCGCAGGAAAGGTTGATGATTGAGCGGGTGCTGAACCTTAATCAGCGCAGCGTCAGCAGTATTATGACGTCGCGCCATGATATCGAGCGCATCAACCTCAGCGCGCCGGAGGAAGAGATCCGCAGCCTGGTGGAGAAAAATCAGCACACCCGGCTGGTGGTGACCGGCGGGAAAGATAATGAAGACCTGCTGGGAGTGGTTCATGTTATTGACCTGCTCCAGCAGTCCCTGCGCCAGGAGCCGCTGGATCTGCAGGTGCTGGTGCGGCAGCCGTTGGTCTTTCCGGAGGGGTTACCGCTCCTCTCCGCGCTTGAGCAGTTCCGTCAGGCCCGCACCCACTTCGCCTTTGTGGTCGATGAGTTTGGTTCCGTCGAGGGGATTGTGACCCTGAGCGACGTGATGGAGACTATCGCCGGTAATCTGCCCAACGAGGTGGAGGAGATCGACGCCCGGCACGATATTCAGCATCATCAGGACGGTTCGTGGACGGTTAACGGCCATATGCCGCTGGAGGACCTGGTGCAGTACGTTCCGCTGCCGCTGGATGATAAACGGGAGTACCACACCGTCGCCGGTCTGCTGATGGAGTATCTGCAGCATGTGCCGCAGGTGGGAGAAACCATTGAGATTGATGGCTATACCCTGCGCACGCTGCAGGTCGACAGCCATCGGGTGCAGAAGGTGCAGATCGTCCCGCCGGCAAAGCAGGATGAGCTGGATTATGAGGTGTAA
- the asmA gene encoding outer membrane assembly protein AsmA, which yields MRRILTTLMILLAVIVAGLTSLVLLVNPNDFRAYMVHEVAERSGYQLELDGPLRWHVWPQLSILSGRMTLTARGAEEPVIRADNMRLDVALLPLLSHQLQVKQVMLKGAVIQLTPKTEAVRDSAAPVVPHDNTLPQAPEDRGWSYDVRQLQVADSVLFFQHENGEQVTVRDIRLQMEQDENHRATVDFSGRINRDQRDLALSFSATVQGGDYPHSLKADFSQLSWQLRGAELPPDGINGQGSLQASWQEDGKTLRFDNLNLMASGSTLTGNGSVVLGDRPDWSLDLHATTLNLDSLLAPSSPATDSSASQQGQSQTRPLRPVIADSDEREDYQSLRGFNGRMALSADQLQWRGLNFTQVQSEISNQQGLLTVSKMQGNLDGGQLSLPGTLDARGDTPHATFQPALQNVEIGSLIKAFNYSLNLTGKLSLTGEFSGTRIDADDFRRHWQGQAQLQMADTRTEGLNFQQLVQQAVERSTNVRAQENYDNATRLDSVSSQLTLDNGVVTLNRLQGQSDVMAMTGEGQLDLQKENCDMRFNVRVLGGWKGEGKLIDRLKQTAIPLRIYGDWQSLSYSLQVDQILRKQLQDEAKQRLNDWVERNKGSKESKDAKKLLDKL from the coding sequence ATGAGACGAATACTGACAACGCTGATGATCCTGCTGGCGGTCATTGTCGCCGGGCTTACCTCGTTGGTATTGCTGGTCAATCCCAACGATTTTCGCGCCTATATGGTGCATGAGGTGGCAGAGCGCAGCGGTTATCAGCTTGAACTCGATGGCCCGCTGCGCTGGCACGTCTGGCCGCAGCTCAGCATTCTCAGCGGACGCATGACGCTGACCGCCCGGGGCGCTGAAGAGCCGGTGATCCGCGCCGACAACATGCGCCTCGACGTGGCGCTGCTGCCGTTGCTGTCGCACCAGCTGCAGGTGAAGCAGGTGATGCTCAAGGGGGCGGTGATCCAGCTGACCCCGAAAACCGAAGCGGTTCGCGATAGCGCTGCGCCGGTGGTGCCGCATGACAACACCCTGCCGCAGGCCCCGGAGGACCGTGGGTGGTCCTACGACGTGCGCCAGCTGCAGGTGGCCGACAGCGTGCTCTTCTTCCAGCATGAGAACGGCGAGCAGGTGACTGTGCGTGATATCCGCCTGCAAATGGAGCAGGATGAGAATCACCGGGCCACCGTCGACTTCTCCGGCCGGATCAACCGCGACCAGCGCGACCTGGCGCTGAGCTTCTCCGCTACCGTGCAGGGCGGCGACTATCCCCACTCCTTAAAAGCCGACTTTAGCCAGCTAAGCTGGCAGCTGCGCGGCGCCGAGCTGCCCCCTGATGGCATTAATGGCCAGGGCAGTCTGCAGGCCAGCTGGCAGGAAGATGGCAAAACTCTGCGCTTTGACAACCTGAATCTGATGGCCAGCGGCAGTACCCTTACCGGCAACGGCAGCGTGGTGCTGGGGGATCGCCCGGACTGGTCGCTGGATCTCCACGCGACCACCCTGAATCTCGACAGCCTGCTGGCGCCCTCCTCGCCAGCGACCGACAGCAGCGCCAGCCAGCAGGGCCAGAGCCAGACGCGACCGCTGCGTCCGGTGATCGCCGACAGCGATGAGCGCGAAGATTACCAGAGCCTGCGCGGCTTTAACGGCCGGATGGCCCTGAGCGCCGACCAGTTGCAGTGGCGTGGCCTGAACTTCACCCAGGTGCAGAGCGAAATCAGCAACCAGCAGGGGCTGCTGACGGTCAGCAAAATGCAGGGCAACCTCGACGGCGGGCAGCTCTCTCTCCCCGGCACTCTGGATGCCCGAGGCGACACGCCGCACGCGACGTTCCAGCCGGCGCTGCAGAATGTGGAGATCGGTTCGCTGATCAAAGCCTTTAACTATTCATTAAACCTGACCGGCAAGCTGTCGCTGACCGGCGAGTTTTCCGGAACGCGCATTGACGCGGATGATTTCCGCCGTCACTGGCAGGGGCAGGCCCAGCTGCAGATGGCCGATACCCGTACCGAGGGGTTGAATTTCCAGCAGCTGGTGCAGCAGGCCGTGGAGCGCAGCACCAACGTGCGGGCGCAGGAGAATTACGACAATGCCACCCGCCTGGATTCCGTGAGCAGCCAGCTGACGCTGGATAACGGGGTGGTGACGCTGAACCGCCTGCAGGGGCAGTCCGACGTGATGGCGATGACCGGCGAAGGTCAGCTTGATCTGCAGAAAGAGAACTGCGATATGCGCTTTAACGTGCGCGTGCTCGGCGGCTGGAAAGGGGAGGGCAAACTTATCGACCGCCTGAAACAGACCGCCATCCCGCTGCGCATCTACGGCGACTGGCAGTCGCTGAGCTACAGCCTGCAGGTTGATCAGATCCTGCGCAAACAGCTACAGGATGAAGCGAAGCAGCGTCTCAACGACTGGGTTGAGCGTAATAAAGGCAGCAAAGAGAGCAAAGACGCCAAAAAGCTGCTCGATAAGCTGTAA